A window from Nitrosopumilus adriaticus encodes these proteins:
- a CDS encoding multicopper oxidase domain-containing protein, whose translation MLTDGKIKDIKIDKIDKDFVLWMQGTSFWGMEIDHNNDGKQTPLWLNPTLKAELGEKVRFNVIGIGSEFHTFHIHGHKWLQDGTTNVIDVQNIGPLTRTSFVIEAGEGVGPGNWMYHCHVFTHMEAGMKGIFEVTTDGAPSEPGPSPFDGIISFEIVDEPGPWFKNRAPIPGTSESLAVASPGDTLVFDMTTTNTVHTITSLIYPVDTAAGPDATNMPFDQTDAFKGGANVQLEDPGLYVFTCKVHPYMFAAVIVDDPATTAGLDFGENIRIVNGITVPTSSSLAIKLLTSFFVVTDPNNWQDYDAGLWNVSFPPVPVILDGGTVVSDLSALNVVDAPLTTATPQHDGIGEVWINTQFETSTGKTNYGSSTAVDTATWEVTKKVFGDAVNMNHPHNMWTNTENDIIYQTQWFDSRLSSIDRDTAVVLDDIFVGDSPSHVMTRPADGNTAYIAMNGENSDSSVVKVSLNPTTGALSSIGSLNIDEPHPHGHWMNNDIMVTPNAFTGTSSIYDFNTDTATVIPHTELFAVGNVFGVPIATGMHPAGDKYYVANLLDQTVTCVSTGGDACVDGASLVSTKPIVLVGGIDLITGTQSGAAGLLPIQTPVSPDGKYVVTATLLPSITIIDTASDELVLSLDCDAGCHGVNFGANENGGYNAYVSSKFSNALIVFDPEEAINADLDSDGILTSGEAAGVVGRVILSETNAAAGATFDGTPSGLHGMGGQGVLAIPNPYDGWIEETAALVDSGSLSPEVNGWITTMIANGQDDPYP comes from the coding sequence ATGCTAACTGATGGTAAAATTAAAGACATCAAAATAGACAAGATTGACAAAGACTTTGTCCTATGGATGCAAGGAACATCCTTCTGGGGAATGGAAATTGATCACAATAATGATGGAAAACAAACTCCTCTATGGTTGAATCCTACACTTAAAGCAGAATTAGGAGAAAAAGTCAGATTCAATGTTATCGGAATTGGTTCAGAATTCCACACATTCCACATCCATGGCCATAAATGGTTACAAGATGGAACAACAAATGTGATTGATGTACAAAATATTGGTCCTCTAACTAGAACCTCCTTTGTAATAGAAGCAGGTGAGGGTGTTGGACCAGGAAACTGGATGTATCATTGTCATGTGTTTACCCATATGGAAGCTGGAATGAAAGGAATCTTTGAAGTAACCACTGATGGTGCTCCAAGTGAACCAGGTCCCAGTCCATTTGATGGAATCATAAGCTTTGAAATTGTTGATGAACCAGGACCATGGTTTAAAAACAGAGCTCCTATACCGGGAACTTCTGAATCTCTAGCTGTTGCAAGCCCAGGAGATACATTAGTATTTGATATGACTACAACAAACACTGTTCATACAATTACTAGTTTGATCTACCCTGTAGATACAGCAGCAGGTCCTGATGCAACAAACATGCCATTTGATCAAACTGATGCCTTCAAAGGAGGAGCAAATGTTCAACTTGAAGATCCGGGATTGTATGTATTCACATGTAAGGTACATCCATACATGTTTGCAGCAGTAATTGTAGATGATCCTGCAACTACAGCTGGATTGGACTTTGGTGAAAACATTAGAATCGTTAATGGAATCACTGTTCCAACATCTAGTTCGCTAGCAATCAAATTACTAACATCATTCTTTGTTGTAACTGATCCAAATAATTGGCAAGACTATGATGCTGGTCTATGGAATGTTTCATTCCCACCAGTGCCAGTAATTTTGGATGGTGGTACTGTTGTTTCTGATTTGTCTGCACTAAATGTTGTAGATGCACCATTGACAACTGCTACGCCACAACATGATGGAATTGGTGAAGTTTGGATCAACACTCAGTTTGAAACATCAACAGGAAAGACTAACTATGGTTCTTCAACTGCAGTCGATACTGCAACATGGGAAGTAACCAAGAAAGTATTTGGCGATGCAGTTAACATGAATCATCCACACAACATGTGGACAAACACTGAAAATGATATCATTTACCAAACCCAATGGTTTGACAGTAGACTCTCATCAATTGATAGGGATACTGCTGTAGTTTTAGATGATATTTTTGTTGGTGATTCTCCTTCACATGTAATGACAAGACCTGCTGATGGAAACACTGCATACATTGCAATGAATGGTGAAAATTCTGACTCTTCTGTAGTTAAGGTTTCGCTAAACCCTACAACTGGTGCATTGTCAAGTATTGGTTCTCTAAACATTGATGAGCCCCATCCACACGGTCACTGGATGAACAACGATATCATGGTAACTCCAAATGCATTTACAGGTACATCTTCAATCTATGACTTTAACACTGATACTGCAACTGTAATTCCACACACTGAACTATTTGCTGTAGGAAATGTGTTTGGTGTTCCAATTGCAACTGGAATGCATCCAGCTGGTGACAAGTATTATGTTGCAAATCTGTTAGATCAGACTGTAACATGTGTCTCAACTGGAGGTGATGCATGTGTAGATGGTGCAAGTCTAGTTAGTACTAAACCAATTGTATTAGTTGGGGGCATTGATCTAATTACTGGTACTCAAAGTGGTGCCGCTGGTCTTTTACCAATTCAAACTCCTGTTAGTCCTGATGGAAAATATGTAGTTACTGCTACATTATTACCTTCAATAACAATTATTGATACAGCTAGTGATGAACTAGTTCTTAGTCTTGATTGTGATGCAGGATGCCACGGGGTTAACTTTGGTGCAAATGAAAATGGTGGTTACAATGCTTATGTTTCAAGCAAATTCTCAAATGCATTAATCGTATTTGATCCAGAAGAAGCAATTAATGCAGATCTAGATTCGGATGGAATTCTGACATCTGGTGAAGCTGCAGGCGTAGTGGGTAGAGTAATTCTATCTGAAACTAATGCTGCTGCTGGTGCAACCTTTGATGGAACTCCAAGCGGTCTTCATGGAATGGGCGGACAAGGTGTACTTGCTATTCCAAATCCATATGATGGCTGGATTGAAGAAACTGCTGCTTTAGTAGATTCTGGTAGTCTTTCACCTGAAGTAAATGGTTGGATTACTACTATGATTGCTAACGGACAAGACGATCCATATCCATAG
- a CDS encoding MFS transporter, which yields MLKLQVNNLVRSATFFQHAGISIIFVFMPVIAKGVTDSIFEIGLLVASFSFAQILSEIYFGRHSDKKGTRLKFIRIGFIGCAIAFGLHYFAEDLTMFFLVRIAAGIASGIMIPAMIAYTYEANIDKKRAATVISFHALGWLAGIAAAGIANDLKLIFLLSAASFVIGLLFTIKLPNPQQEKELKPGTTKNVITKNKFLFSSLLLRHIGAAAVWTILPIMLMERLGAELYQISVVYVANTLTAFILMNIMASKIHLSNVTKFQIGIGFTTFVFIGLALITDWWMAMPFMSLVGATWAFLFIGGNFHLMENNPRSTSTGIFSSTLSIATVVGPVVAGSIAYLFDYVAVMYFAIAIIICAFVVSLKIRK from the coding sequence ATGCTCAAACTTCAAGTAAACAACCTAGTTCGTAGTGCCACTTTTTTTCAGCATGCTGGGATTTCCATAATCTTTGTTTTCATGCCCGTAATAGCGAAGGGCGTAACAGATTCAATTTTTGAGATTGGGCTACTAGTAGCCTCATTTAGTTTTGCCCAAATTTTATCTGAGATTTACTTTGGAAGGCACTCAGATAAGAAAGGAACCAGGCTCAAATTCATCAGAATTGGCTTTATTGGATGCGCAATAGCCTTTGGACTACATTATTTTGCAGAGGATCTCACGATGTTTTTCCTGGTAAGAATTGCTGCCGGGATTGCAAGCGGAATCATGATTCCTGCAATGATTGCATACACCTATGAGGCAAACATTGACAAAAAGCGAGCAGCTACTGTAATATCATTTCATGCATTAGGATGGTTAGCTGGAATTGCAGCAGCTGGAATTGCAAATGATCTCAAACTAATTTTCTTACTTAGTGCTGCATCATTTGTAATTGGGTTATTATTTACAATCAAACTACCGAATCCTCAACAAGAAAAAGAACTCAAACCTGGAACTACAAAAAATGTAATTACCAAAAACAAATTTCTTTTTTCATCATTATTACTAAGACATATTGGTGCAGCAGCTGTATGGACGATTTTACCAATTATGTTAATGGAAAGATTGGGAGCTGAGCTGTATCAGATATCAGTAGTATACGTTGCAAACACATTGACTGCATTTATTTTGATGAATATAATGGCAAGTAAAATTCATTTATCAAATGTTACCAAGTTTCAAATTGGTATTGGCTTTACAACTTTTGTATTTATTGGATTGGCATTAATTACGGATTGGTGGATGGCAATGCCATTTATGTCGCTTGTTGGTGCAACATGGGCATTTTTATTTATTGGTGGAAATTTCCATTTGATGGAGAACAATCCACGTTCCACATCAACTGGAATATTCAGTTCTACTTTATCAATTGCTACGGTAGTAGGGCCGGTAGTTGCAGGAAGTATTGCATATCTATTTGATTATGTTGCAGTAATGTATTTTGCAATTGCAATAATTATTTGTGCATTTGTAGTATCACTAAAGATTAGAAAATAA
- a CDS encoding homocysteine S-methyltransferase family protein, with protein MTEKEPFLDALKNRILLFDGAMGTEIQRYDPKPEDFPNNQDGFNDGLVITHPEWIKQIHRNYLDAGSDCIETNSFGSNKIKLDEYGFGDQTIEFNKKIATLASEVCAEYSDKPRYVIGSMGPTGYLPSSNDPDLGQKPLDEIREAFELQAEGLILGGVDALLIETSQDILEVKLVIEACHNAIKKTGKKIPIIANTTLDQYGKMLLGTNIQAAYTTVSDMGIDVFGLNCSTGPIEMTPSVRWLDEQNEHNVLVVPNAGMPENDGGQAVYKMTPEKMGKALGDFLDDYKKVRIIGGCCGTNPEHIKALRKVIDERANSVEG; from the coding sequence TTGACTGAAAAAGAGCCATTTCTTGATGCGTTAAAAAATCGAATACTATTATTTGATGGTGCAATGGGTACTGAAATTCAAAGATATGATCCAAAACCTGAAGACTTTCCAAATAATCAAGACGGTTTTAATGATGGTTTAGTAATTACACATCCTGAGTGGATCAAACAAATTCATAGAAATTATTTAGATGCTGGTTCTGATTGTATTGAAACAAACTCTTTTGGTTCCAATAAAATAAAACTTGATGAATATGGTTTTGGTGATCAAACAATTGAATTCAACAAAAAGATTGCGACACTTGCATCTGAAGTTTGTGCAGAATATTCTGATAAACCACGATATGTAATTGGGTCTATGGGTCCAACAGGGTATCTACCAAGTTCTAATGATCCTGATCTAGGTCAAAAACCTCTTGATGAAATTCGTGAGGCTTTTGAATTACAAGCTGAAGGATTAATTCTTGGCGGTGTCGATGCATTGCTTATTGAAACCAGTCAGGATATTCTTGAAGTAAAACTGGTAATTGAAGCATGTCATAATGCAATAAAAAAAACTGGCAAAAAAATTCCAATTATTGCAAATACTACTTTGGATCAATATGGGAAAATGTTGCTTGGTACAAATATCCAAGCTGCATACACAACTGTTTCTGATATGGGAATTGATGTATTTGGATTGAATTGTTCGACTGGCCCAATTGAGATGACTCCTAGTGTAAGGTGGCTTGATGAGCAAAATGAACATAATGTATTGGTAGTTCCAAATGCTGGCATGCCTGAAAATGATGGAGGCCAAGCAGTTTACAAAATGACTCCTGAAAAAATGGGTAAGGCACTTGGTGATTTTCTTGATGATTACAAAAAAGTTCGAATAATTGGCGGTTGCTGTGGGACAAATCCTGAACACATCAAGGCCCTGAGGAAAGTAATTGACGAAAGAGCCAACTCTGTCGAGGGTTAA
- a CDS encoding dihydropteroate synthase: protein MTVPRVSSALKAVDLKQIPAPLIIGERINTQGSRKAKKLVLEDDYDGLVDLGRIQVEDGAHCLDVCVATTERADEREFMLNLVKRLSLEIDAPLVIDSTDPEVIESAVTQIPGRPIINSINLEGDGSRFEKLAPIMAKYGLPAIALCIGPEGMAKTPQQKVDTAELLYETGKKYGLKIEQFIFDVLTFTLATGEDEFLDAGKNTLEGIRLVKEKFPNCFTTLGLSNISFGLAPYARKILNSVFLYHAVKTGLDTAIVNAKEIIPYGEIDEKEKKLAEDLIFNTHPNALSDLITYFENAGPQSGTASKKVDVDPSWPAGKRSNFRIVNRLKDGIQNDVVYAIAEKLGKNDIIKDVDGVLTLDAPKEVTHDGAIKTLNEDLLPAMKEVGDKFGSGELILPFVLKSAECMKAAVGELEKYLVKEEGTSKGVLVLGTVYGDVHDIGKNLVKTIFQNNGYTVHDLGKQVPLQKFLEKIDETKPDAIGLSALLVSTSKQMKFFVEHARKNNMTIPILCGGAAINSNYINRIAKEDGIYEPGVFYCNTMFEGLKTMDVLVSDQKPKLLTDWKEKLENWKEKSKADVDPDTLPKSNIKPVKAPNPKTIGDPIRLKADQINMAEVWTMIDKKSLFKLSWGLRGKAGSESEDDHEQLLTEWKMRIIREKLFEPEIVYGYFKCHNKDRKLLVENPHGDDVELEFPRSTKPEHLCLTDYFGDDDIVAFQSVTVGNKVANIIEQWNKEDKYTDAYYLHGLAVEVAEALAEWVNQKIKSELNLEKGGLRYSWGFPSCPDVSQHHLVWKLLQPEKSGMTLTESGQIIPEQSTAAIVIHHPDAKYFVI from the coding sequence TTGACAGTTCCAAGAGTTAGTTCAGCATTAAAAGCAGTGGATCTAAAACAAATTCCTGCCCCGTTAATTATAGGGGAGAGAATCAATACTCAGGGTTCTCGAAAAGCCAAGAAATTAGTTCTTGAAGATGATTATGATGGATTGGTAGATTTAGGACGAATTCAAGTTGAGGATGGTGCGCATTGTCTTGATGTTTGTGTTGCAACTACTGAACGTGCAGATGAACGAGAGTTTATGCTAAATTTAGTAAAACGATTAAGCTTAGAGATTGACGCTCCACTTGTAATTGATTCTACAGATCCTGAAGTCATCGAGAGTGCAGTTACTCAAATACCTGGTAGGCCAATTATCAATTCAATAAATCTTGAAGGTGATGGAAGCCGATTTGAAAAATTAGCTCCAATTATGGCAAAGTATGGTTTACCTGCAATTGCTCTATGTATTGGACCGGAGGGTATGGCCAAAACACCTCAACAAAAAGTTGATACTGCAGAATTACTTTATGAAACAGGAAAAAAATATGGATTAAAAATTGAACAATTTATTTTTGATGTCCTTACATTTACTTTGGCAACAGGGGAAGATGAATTTCTTGATGCTGGAAAAAATACTCTTGAAGGAATAAGATTAGTCAAAGAAAAATTTCCAAATTGTTTTACCACATTAGGTCTAAGTAACATAAGCTTTGGTCTTGCACCCTATGCGAGAAAAATTCTAAACTCTGTTTTCTTGTATCATGCAGTCAAAACTGGTCTTGATACTGCAATAGTTAATGCAAAAGAGATTATTCCTTATGGTGAAATTGATGAGAAAGAGAAAAAACTAGCAGAAGATCTAATCTTTAACACTCATCCAAATGCACTATCTGATTTGATTACTTATTTTGAGAATGCTGGACCTCAAAGTGGTACTGCTTCAAAGAAAGTAGATGTTGATCCTTCTTGGCCTGCAGGAAAACGCTCAAACTTTAGAATTGTAAATAGACTCAAAGATGGAATTCAAAATGATGTTGTCTATGCCATTGCAGAGAAACTTGGAAAAAATGACATTATCAAAGATGTTGATGGGGTTCTGACACTTGATGCACCAAAAGAAGTCACTCATGACGGTGCCATTAAAACTCTCAATGAGGATTTGCTTCCTGCAATGAAAGAAGTTGGTGATAAATTTGGTTCAGGAGAGCTAATCTTGCCATTTGTTCTAAAATCCGCAGAATGCATGAAAGCTGCAGTTGGTGAACTAGAGAAATATCTCGTTAAAGAAGAGGGAACAAGTAAGGGCGTACTTGTTTTAGGTACTGTTTATGGTGATGTTCATGATATAGGAAAGAATCTTGTAAAGACCATTTTCCAAAATAATGGATATACTGTACATGATTTGGGAAAACAAGTTCCTTTACAAAAATTCCTTGAAAAAATTGATGAAACAAAACCTGATGCAATCGGATTGTCTGCATTACTTGTGTCAACTTCAAAACAAATGAAATTCTTTGTAGAACATGCAAGAAAAAACAATATGACTATTCCAATTCTTTGTGGCGGTGCTGCAATTAACAGTAATTACATAAACCGAATTGCAAAAGAAGATGGAATTTATGAACCTGGGGTATTTTATTGCAACACCATGTTTGAGGGTCTTAAAACAATGGATGTTTTGGTTTCAGATCAAAAACCAAAACTGTTAACAGATTGGAAGGAAAAGTTGGAGAACTGGAAAGAAAAATCTAAAGCCGATGTAGATCCTGACACACTTCCAAAAAGTAACATCAAACCTGTAAAAGCACCTAATCCAAAAACAATTGGGGATCCAATTCGATTAAAAGCAGATCAAATCAATATGGCCGAAGTTTGGACCATGATTGATAAAAAATCTCTCTTCAAATTATCTTGGGGTTTGAGGGGAAAGGCAGGCTCTGAATCAGAGGATGATCATGAACAATTGTTAACTGAATGGAAAATGAGAATTATTAGAGAAAAACTCTTTGAACCTGAAATTGTTTATGGCTATTTCAAATGTCATAATAAAGATAGAAAATTACTCGTTGAGAATCCTCATGGTGATGATGTTGAATTAGAATTTCCTCGTTCTACAAAACCCGAACACTTGTGCCTGACTGATTATTTTGGTGATGATGATATTGTTGCATTTCAATCCGTAACTGTGGGAAATAAAGTGGCAAATATTATTGAGCAATGGAATAAGGAAGACAAATACACTGATGCATATTATCTACATGGACTTGCAGTTGAGGTTGCAGAAGCCTTAGCTGAATGGGTGAATCAAAAAATAAAATCTGAATTGAATTTAGAAAAAGGTGGTCTTAGATATAGTTGGGGATTTCCAAGTTGTCCTGATGTTTCCCAACACCATTTAGTGTGGAAATTATTACAACCTGAAAAATCAGGTATGACTCTTACTGAATCTGGACAAATTATTCCTGAACAATCAACTGCAGCAATAGTTATTCATCATCCAGATGCAAAATATTTTGTTATCTAA
- a CDS encoding 5,10-methenyltetrahydrofolate synthetase, producing the protein MTIRYEANPPKILPDVDTNESILKFIDKIKMISKKCDAIHLTENVLGFQRVSPIEVGKIIRKEIPNLPITVSLRVRDKSEKEISEFVDNCIAIGFSGILVLMGDPSQSGKQDSGQIPSTVVKKLREQGLYSKIDLYLSISNKPNFSKIGKKLESKPKGFMTQVIQNIEQVKILSDNLKGFSVIPILLYPSPKNEKSAKFLNLDLATYSQEFEELLDKTQKITGDVLITSPSDFNGLNEFLKKLSN; encoded by the coding sequence ATGACAATCAGGTACGAAGCAAATCCACCAAAAATTTTACCTGATGTTGATACAAACGAATCCATTTTAAAATTCATAGATAAAATAAAAATGATTTCAAAAAAATGTGATGCAATTCATCTAACTGAAAATGTATTAGGATTTCAAAGAGTATCTCCAATAGAGGTTGGAAAGATTATCAGAAAAGAGATTCCGAATTTACCAATCACTGTGAGTCTAAGAGTTAGAGACAAGAGTGAAAAAGAAATCTCAGAGTTTGTAGATAATTGTATTGCAATAGGTTTTTCAGGAATTCTAGTATTAATGGGAGATCCATCACAGTCAGGAAAACAAGATTCAGGTCAAATTCCCAGCACGGTTGTCAAGAAGTTAAGAGAGCAAGGACTTTATTCAAAAATCGATTTGTACCTATCTATTTCCAACAAGCCTAATTTTTCCAAAATTGGAAAAAAATTAGAATCAAAGCCCAAAGGATTCATGACTCAGGTAATTCAAAACATAGAACAGGTCAAGATTTTATCTGATAATTTAAAGGGATTTTCAGTAATTCCCATTCTTTTGTACCCATCACCTAAAAATGAAAAATCTGCAAAGTTTTTGAATTTAGATTTAGCAACATATTCTCAAGAATTTGAAGAGTTGCTGGATAAAACACAAAAAATTACAGGAGACGTGTTAATTACTTCTCCTAGTGACTTTAATGGATTGAATGAATTTTTGAAGAAATTATCAAATTAG
- a CDS encoding NUDIX hydrolase translates to MNLDDLKFELSKPVKPKIDYDEKYRLASVLVVIYGKEPKIVMTEKPQDMKFHAGEISFPGGKIEDDDFDLLHTALRETHEEIGLEISREQVIGQLEPVVTLNSGFLILPFISIVDEIPPLSSNREVEKIFHIPFEPFLQTMAKDPDPSHNIIQEMYTFEYQNQIVWGASARILKQIRNILKF, encoded by the coding sequence ATGAATTTAGATGATCTGAAATTCGAACTCTCAAAACCTGTAAAACCAAAAATCGATTATGATGAAAAATATCGATTGGCGTCAGTGCTTGTTGTAATTTATGGAAAAGAACCAAAAATCGTAATGACTGAAAAACCTCAAGATATGAAATTCCATGCAGGTGAAATATCCTTTCCTGGAGGTAAAATAGAAGATGATGATTTTGATCTTCTTCATACTGCATTGCGTGAAACCCATGAAGAGATTGGACTTGAAATTTCACGGGAACAGGTAATTGGTCAACTTGAACCTGTAGTTACTTTGAATTCCGGATTTCTGATTTTACCATTTATTTCAATCGTTGATGAAATTCCTCCTTTGTCATCTAATCGTGAAGTTGAAAAAATTTTTCATATTCCCTTTGAACCATTTTTACAGACCATGGCTAAAGATCCCGATCCTTCTCATAATATCATTCAAGAGATGTATACTTTTGAGTATCAAAATCAAATAGTCTGGGGAGCATCTGCAAGAATCTTAAAACAGATTAGAAATATTCTCAAATTTTGA
- a CDS encoding 50S ribosomal protein L39e has protein sequence MAARKSSPRKIRLLKKTRQASPVPAWIILKTKRSVRTNPKRRAWRSTDVEVG, from the coding sequence ATGGCTGCACGCAAGTCCTCTCCAAGAAAAATCCGTCTTTTAAAAAAGACAAGACAAGCATCACCCGTACCAGCTTGGATTATTCTCAAAACAAAGAGAAGTGTTAGAACAAATCCAAAACGTAGGGCTTGGAGATCAACTGATGTGGAGGTAGGATAG
- a CDS encoding 50S ribosomal protein L31e, protein MSQELERVYTINLGKALLSQSQHRAVRAINMIKEFARHHMKVEQIKIEEELAHLIWAKGVRSPPRKIRVRMSKTDEGYVLVSPYTDEVESTVTPEKETKKFQIK, encoded by the coding sequence ATGTCTCAAGAATTAGAACGTGTTTATACAATTAATCTAGGTAAAGCTTTACTTTCACAATCTCAACATAGAGCTGTTAGGGCAATCAACATGATCAAAGAATTTGCTCGACATCATATGAAAGTAGAACAAATAAAAATTGAGGAAGAACTTGCTCATTTGATTTGGGCAAAAGGAGTTAGAAGCCCTCCAAGAAAAATTCGAGTTAGAATGAGTAAAACTGATGAAGGATATGTTCTTGTTTCCCCATATACTGATGAAGTAGAATCTACTGTAACTCCTGAAAAAGAGACTAAAAAATTCCAGATAAAGTAG
- a CDS encoding pentapeptide repeat-containing protein — MVYSFFGASLAGSSFFGASLAGSSFFGASLAGSSFFGASLAGSSFFGASLAGSSFFGASLAGSSFFGASLAGSSTLSGIF, encoded by the coding sequence ATTGTTTATTCTTTCTTTGGTGCTTCTTTAGCTGGTTCTTCTTTCTTTGGTGCTTCTTTAGCTGGTTCTTCTTTCTTTGGTGCTTCTTTAGCTGGTTCTTCTTTCTTTGGTGCTTCTTTAGCTGGTTCTTCTTTCTTTGGTGCTTCTTTAGCTGGTTCTTCTTTCTTTGGTGCTTCTTTAGCTGGTTCTTCTTTCTTTGGTGCTTCTTTAGCTGGTTCTTCTACTTTATCTGGAATTTTTTAG
- a CDS encoding cell division protein FtsZ, with protein sequence MSFQVKEPILVIGLGGVGSKLAIKAKNSLNSDCLLISNDEKDFSSENQSIHVSTNGVVNPSVQLIRGSAYNVSEKIKSKIEGYSTVILMSNLAGKAGSAIAPVVSEMCKDKGLVSFAIMPFKYEKDRIFNSGISLKRIRENSKCTVVLDNDSLLESNPDLSPKTCYEIANSAIMHVVESLGTSEISNETNILTTSKDRQHIEDSLRDSLKMLYGNAPPNSVKRSMLYVVGGSNIPVGIINSITNISSGILNDSNSQIDMNSTSDESKVVMLSSIQGMTKFDNYDPLGMIPQEDTLDWSTPDCSIDCKLDLYQLE encoded by the coding sequence ATGAGTTTTCAAGTAAAAGAACCAATTTTAGTTATAGGCTTGGGAGGCGTAGGCTCAAAATTAGCAATTAAAGCAAAAAACTCACTTAATTCAGATTGTCTACTAATTAGCAATGATGAGAAAGATTTCTCTTCAGAAAATCAGTCCATCCATGTTTCTACGAATGGTGTGGTAAATCCATCTGTTCAATTAATCAGAGGCTCAGCTTACAATGTATCTGAGAAAATAAAATCAAAGATTGAAGGCTATTCCACAGTTATCCTTATGAGTAATTTAGCAGGAAAAGCAGGTTCAGCCATTGCCCCAGTAGTCTCTGAAATGTGTAAAGACAAAGGACTAGTTTCATTTGCAATAATGCCTTTCAAATATGAAAAAGATAGAATTTTCAATTCAGGCATATCCCTAAAAAGAATCAGGGAGAATTCAAAATGCACAGTTGTATTAGATAATGATTCATTATTGGAAAGCAATCCTGATTTAAGCCCTAAAACATGCTACGAAATTGCAAATTCAGCAATTATGCACGTTGTAGAATCACTTGGAACTTCTGAAATATCCAATGAAACAAACATCCTTACAACAAGTAAAGATAGACAACATATTGAAGACTCTCTAAGAGATTCATTAAAAATGCTATACGGCAATGCACCACCAAATTCAGTTAAACGCTCTATGTTGTATGTAGTTGGAGGAAGCAACATCCCCGTAGGAATAATAAATTCAATTACAAACATTTCAAGCGGAATTCTAAATGATAGTAATTCACAGATAGACATGAACTCAACTTCTGATGAGTCAAAAGTTGTAATGTTGTCATCAATACAAGGAATGACAAAATTTGATAACTATGATCCTCTTGGAATGATTCCACAAGAAGACACACTTGATTGGTCAACTCCTGATTGCAGTATTGATTGTAAATTAGATTTGTACCAATTGGAATAA